atctatttttggaaaaaaaggtttttttctataaaatcaaaaattatagcataaaaattaataaaataataagtgaATGTAAAAGTTTTTAGTGTTTTTcaagttaataaaattaatatatatatacatatcctataaatttatgttttgataatttaacacaataatttattttttttaagttgatattttaattattaattttattaaatacatcttttttaaaatatatgataaaatacagttataaatagtaattacataaaaattgaaatctcccaatctctttactcttaactaaaaaaaaatcatataataataataataataataataataataataataataataatatttaaaattattaatatttagtgctaaataattaattattcactATTTTCTTTTTACACATATATGGTAGATaaaaacaaatattaaaattatgaacTTACAAATgagatataaaatatatttattcgctttattatttttaaatttttttttaaaaaaggagaagagctctttttattattttataaaaaataagggagtaaatactaattttaattaattttaagattttaattgaagaaaaagtaatgaaaatttgattaataaatgaaatattttccagtaaaattattaataaaaataaaaagtcacTTTGAGAACATTATTAatacaattatatataaatttattaatattttcattattaatacgattatatataaatttatcaatatttttacttttaattttacatttaaataattattattattttctgcaaacaaagttttaattatatcataagattttcatttctaaaaaaaaaaaaaaaaagctttttaTGCATGAATGaaggatattaataaaattttaattgagtttTGTTTGTTTAAGCAACTGACTGTTCCTACTTCTTAGGAATggatgattattttattttatggtcGTCTCTTTGGTTATCTACACATATAatcattataattaattaaaaaaaaaaacattttgtaGTTCATTAGAATCAATagattaaattttgattttattattaattaatacaattaatattaaaatatattaaatttaaatttcaataactCAAAATTATGTCAGTTATTCAAATAGAGTAAAATTCTAATCACAATAAGATATTAtctatatcaaaatattttccttatCTAATAGGACTctatatcttattttatttagaatttcgcatcctattttatttagaatttcATGTTACATCCAAACATTTTTTTATacactattttataatttattcatcaAATATACtaatctaattttataatttactcaTCAAATATACTAATCTAAGTATTAAAGAGGTTGCCAAAGTAACACACTTagtgtttttcttttatcttgcATATTCATACCCGAAGAGTTATGATGTGAACAGTACCATTGGCGTCGTTTGtaagaaatgaaaatttttctcACAGAAATAAAAACTATGTGATTGTTTGCCTCAGTTATTTCCTTAGACAGCTCATGATCTCCTCACTACTAATCACGACAATGGATTGATAAGCAACAAAGGAACCTTACAAGTATAGAAGAGTGTACTAGATATGAATCTTTGACGTGAGAACAACTTTGGAGAAATTGAGAACGTTAACGAAATTCTAGAAAAAACGAGAAGGAGATGGCATCCCACAAGGAACCATGGTGTCCGTGTTAAGAAGAATTAATAAGGATGATACATGAGAGAGGacggctgtaatacccggctaagttCTGGTGTCGAAATTCCAATCTTCTGACGTAATCTCTGTTGGAGACCGAAATCTCGAAGCTagaatctctctagaagggtaaaataaggttttcataaaatgaatttgaaaaattttaagattttgagtttaaaaaaaaaaaaaaagaaaagagttttgaaggaaaaccccAATACAAGGGAGAAATAAGTCAGTCAGATCAATCGCCCTTTAAGCGTTATGAGCACCTTCATCATCAACTGATACCATGGCAGCATAGTACTAGGTCTTATCAACGTTAAGCCACCAATACATGGGGAAAATAAGTTAATCAAACTAAttgccccttaagcattatgaGCGTCCTCGTCAGTAACTAATACCATGGCAGCATGATACCATGGTAGCATAGTACCATAGCAGCATGGTATCAGATCTCATTAATATCAAGCGGCTAATACAGTGGAAAAATAAGTAAGCCAACCAATAGGCCCTTAGGTGCTATGAGCGCACTTATCAACAACTGATACCATGACAGCTTGCTCCCATGGTAGTAGTATAATACCATGGCAGTAGTATAGTACCATGGCAGCATTATATAAGATCTTATCAACAGCGAGTCGCCAATGCAGTGGGAAAATAGGTCAACTAGCACCGGCGTGCAACCACGCTAAAGCCAAAAATTGGAAGCCAAAAATTGAAGGCTGAAAATCAAAAGCCGAAAATTGAAAATTGGAGGCCAAAAATTGAAAACCTAAGCCAAAGGCCGAAAACCGTAGCTAAAAGTCGAAAACTGAAAATTGAAGGCAAAGAAGTATAGCCAGAGGCCAAAAACTGTCGCCGGAGACTGAAAACCATCGTTAGAAGCTGAAAACCGTAGCCGGAGGCCAAAAACCAAAAACTTTCAAATAGCACAAAACTCCAAAAAttgaaaacacccaagaaaaaaaattataagtaaaactcagaaataaatttaagaaaagtaTATTGAGCAAAAGAGTATAAAGAATAAGCTACAAAATCAGGCGactgaagaaaaagaagaagaaagtagTTTCCTGAGCCTAAAGATTCATGAACAAATAGAGGGACTAATGATACTGACACAGAAACTATTAAAGATCCAAAAGTCTGAATAAATCTCTTTACAACCTATTCCAAACTAAACCGTAAATATTAAAGAAACAAAGCAGCATCAATTTGTTGTTTCGTCACTTTTCATTCCGTTTGATTTTAAGCTCTCACAAGTGGTGAAAACAAATTCAACATTGTTGGTCGATTTAGTATTGAATCGGTTCTTGATTTAGTATTGAACTGGTTCTTAATTTAGTTTTAGATTaggttttttaaattttagaccATCTATGTTTTTGCCCTAAGTCTGATTGAATTGAAGTTGAAGTTATTTGATTAGAGTTCTCTTGAAATTAACTTGTATCTCTACCTATTAGCCTTTGTTAAAGGCTAACCTTTCATtagttgaaaaaataaaaatatatatatttttaaaattcttcaTTTATGTAATAATTTTCCCCCTACTTTTTTTCCGTCACGTCTTTTTCTTTGTTTCCTTTTCTTCGCTCTCCTTCACTTGCCCATCCTCTGTTagtattttcctttttcttcttttcctttgtaCAAAAGAGGTATAAAAATTGAGTATCAGTGGAAGGAAGTTTGAGAATTCAACTTATTCTCCATTTTAAGTATGAATAAATACTAATCAAGTTATTCCTGATTGccgtttgttttttttttttttcatttattacatATTATATTCTATTCTATTCTATTCGTctcataaatataaatttattttttttttaatttattacaattttataaatattttttaaacattaatttatttgttatatttttaatatatctctctttaatatatattaaaaattaaattttattaatttcaataaatggaacaattcaataaaatattatttattattttaattatattataatttttatctaataaatctaTAAGgagtaatatattaaaatatggtCAATTTCAAGAATTACTTCAAAGATCAAAATGTACCTTGAAAATTTTGCTTGTTAATCAAGTATATatagataattataatttaattatttatatattaatttaatattggctCATGGAAAAGTCACAAAGGCAAAGCTTATttcttagaaaaataaattttattatcatctCTAAGCAACtgtggtaattttttttttctacagaTAACAAACTGATGATGAGACTAATACAAGAAAACAcatatcatcttcttctttgatgACACAACAAATATcacttaataattaataataataataataaacactcCCTAATATTTTTTCCTCTCTCTcccctaaaattaaaataatattaataataatttataattaagcagTAGCAATTGGACCCAAATTGACATTATTTTCCACAGCCTTCATGGCTTCAAATCTTGGCTCCTTCGCCTGAAATTTCAACCCAACATAGAGCTTCATGTAGTCTTCAAACACAAATTTCGGGTAGACTTGCTtcttctcttctgcttctttctcCACCAAAGCTGGAGCAGGGTAGATCACTGCATCACTTCCAGGGTTATAGAATGAAGCTAATGACATCCTGGTACCGTCTGTCTGAGCGACAACTCTGTGCTCGACACTCTTGTACTTGCCATTCGTAATCACCTGTATGTTTTTATTTTCGTATTAGAAATAATTCTTAAGTTAATtagatgaaaataaataatgggTATTTAATTCATTACCTCAAGCTGGTCTCCAAGGTTAACAACAATGGAGTGGCGCATAGGAGGCACATCAATCCATTGCCCATCTTTCAGGAGCTGAAGGCCACTGACCCTGTCATCTTGAAATAGCAAGATGATGCCACCAGCGTCTGTGTGGGCTCTGAGTCCCTTGATCAGGTCTGGCTTGGGACATGGTGGGTAGTTGCTAACCTTGGTGCCAAAGGTTGGACCCCTGGACCCATAGAACGCCTTCTTCAGGTAACCTTTCTCGAGCCCAAGATTCTCACACAACAGGTCCAAAAGATCCTCCGCCAGTTTCTCCAGCTTTGCTGCAAATTCCTTCATCACAGCCCTGCATCATGTcaacaaaaaaaattgttttttattttttttcagaaatCGAGGATCGTGGATGACCCATTTCTCAATTAACTGCAcatgaagattttttttttttttttttttaacctgtGTTCATCGTcgagatcaggaagctgagcaAGATTTGAGTCAGGGAGGTGACGGATGAAGAAGGTGCTCTCCCAGTCCATATCTTTGATCTCAGTTTGGACGGCGTCGAGGCCTTTGTTGGCCACCATTTCTTTGAATCTTTGCTCCATGCATTTTCTGTAGTGACCCTTTGTCATACTCTCAACTCTGTCCAAGAACTCTGGCTCTATTCCATGGTTCAGCaactaaaaaaacaaaaagaaacccAGAAATTAATTTTACTCCATTAATAAAAGAAACCCAGAAATGATGACGAAAATTTTTAAAGATTCATATAGAGATACCTCAAAGAATCCCCAATTTTCACAGGCATCTTTGATCTTAGCCATGGTGGCAGCTCTCTCCTCACCATTAAGCTTCTCAAGGTTGATGACTGGGAactccatctctctctctctctctctctctctagtcTTCTCTCTGAAAGCTCTGATTCTTGTGTTactaatctctctctctctcagtgGAAGAGGATTTGCCTTGTGTTTGTTGAGACAAAGATCAAACTAGGGAATGGTATTTATAGGCGCTCTCACCATAATCAGGACACAAATAGTTGTGATTCGGGGAATGGGTTTGTGGGTCCTTTATATATTAGAaagtaaaaaattcatttttctattaaaaaaaatatttcatttactAAATTTACCTTTATAAGTCGGTTGGTTATCTATGTTATTTTttgaactaaaaaaaaaaaaaaaaggacccATTAACTTGAGCTTCGAGGAAACCCATTACTAAGGTCGCTTTGCCTTGTCCAGGAGCCATCACTCTACTTGTTGCCAAATTGGACCCACTTTGGTGGCTCATTCTTTTCTTCTCATTTTcgaaatttttttcctttttttaaaaaaaaaaatctgccaCCTTTCTGcaccacttttttttttaattgggtgtttctagattttttttttctaaaaaaattatgagagtGCATTTAAAACGT
This genomic interval from Manihot esculenta cultivar AM560-2 chromosome 12, M.esculenta_v8, whole genome shotgun sequence contains the following:
- the LOC110627264 gene encoding 1-aminocyclopropane-1-carboxylate oxidase; translation: MEFPVINLEKLNGEERAATMAKIKDACENWGFFELLNHGIEPEFLDRVESMTKGHYRKCMEQRFKEMVANKGLDAVQTEIKDMDWESTFFIRHLPDSNLAQLPDLDDEHRAVMKEFAAKLEKLAEDLLDLLCENLGLEKGYLKKAFYGSRGPTFGTKVSNYPPCPKPDLIKGLRAHTDAGGIILLFQDDRVSGLQLLKDGQWIDVPPMRHSIVVNLGDQLEVITNGKYKSVEHRVVAQTDGTRMSLASFYNPGSDAVIYPAPALVEKEAEEKKQVYPKFVFEDYMKLYVGLKFQAKEPRFEAMKAVENNVNLGPIATA